The Daucus carota subsp. sativus chromosome 2, DH1 v3.0, whole genome shotgun sequence genome includes a window with the following:
- the LOC108205655 gene encoding inositol transporter 1 isoform X2: MALVGAIIGAAVGGWINDAYGRKRATLIADVVFILGSFGMAAAPDPYVLIFGRFLVGLGVGTASVTAPMYIAEASPSEIRGGLVSTNVLMITGGQFLSYLVNLAFTKVRGTWRWMLGVAAVPAVIQFVLMLFLPESPRWLYIKKDKSEAIVVLSKIYDPFRLEEEIGYLDSALEEEELLRKNAVSYWDVFRIKEVRLAFLAGAGLQAFQQFIGINTVMYYSPTIVQMAGFSSNRLALLLSLIVALMNAIGTVLGIYLIDNYGRRKLALSSLSGVIVSLILLSVAFIMQSPNGDYGWVAVFGLALYIAFFAPGMGPVPWTVNTEIYSQSYRGICGGMSATVNWISNLIVAQSFLSTADAVGTGPTFLILAGIAVVAFVFVMVYVPETKGLSFEEVENIWKERARSSGSSKEPLLTPSPL, from the exons ATGGCTTTGGTTGGGGCCATAATTGGGGCTGCTGTGGGTGGGTGGATAAATGATGCCTATGGGCGTAAAAGGGCCACGCTTATTGCGGATGTGGTATTTATATTAGGATCCTTTGGAATGGCCGCTGCGCCAGACCCATATGTTCTTATATTTGGACGATTCTTGGTTGGTCTCGGTGTAGGTACCGCGTCTGTCACTGCTCCAATGTATATAGCAGAAGCATCGCCATCTGAAATTAGGGGTGGTCTTGTGAGCACTAATGTGCTTATGATAACTGGTGGACAATTTCTGTCATACCTAGTCAATCTTGCATTTACAAAG GTTCGTGGCACATGGCGATGGATGCTTGGGGTTGCTGCTGTGCCAGCTGTCATTCAGTTTGTACTCATGCTATTCTTACCAGAATCCCCACGGTGGCTTTACATAAAG AAAGACAAAAGTGAAGCAATAGTTGTGCTTTCTAAAATTTACGACCCCTTTCGACTAGAGGAGGAAATTGGCTATCTTGATTCTGCACTGGAAGAAGAAGAACTGTTAAGAAAGAATGCTGTTAGCTACTGGGACGTTTTCAGGATAAAAGAAGTTAGACTTGCGTTTCTAGCAGGAGCTGGACTTCAG GCATTTCAGCAATTTATCGGGATCAACACAGTTATGTATTACAGCCCAACAATCGTTCAGATGGCTGGTTTCAGTTCTAATCGTTTGGCACTTCTACTCTCTCTTATAGTTGCACTGATGAATGCCATCGGTACAGTACTAGGTATATACCTAATTGACAATTATGGCCGTCGGAAACTAGCATTAAGTAGCCTGTCTGGTGTAATTGTGTCCCTAATTCTCTTGTCTGTGGCTTTTATTATGCAATCACCCAACGGAGACTATGGGTGGGTTGCAGTTTTCGGTTTAGCCCTTTACATTGCTTTCTTTGCACCTGGAATGGGACCTGTGCCGTGGACAGTGAACACTGAGATATACTCCCAATCTTACAGAGGAATTTGCGGAGGAATGTCAGCTACAGTAAATTGGATATCAAACTTGATAGTTGCACAAAGCTTTTTGTCCACTGCTGATGCTGTTGGAACTGGGCCAACTTTTCTTATACTTGCTGGAATTGCAGTGGTCGCATTTGTGTTTGTGATGGTCTATGTTCCTGAAACAAAGGGTTTGAGCTTTGAGGAAGTAGAGAATATCTGGAAAGAAAGGGCTCGAAGCAGCGGGTCTAGCAAAGAACCCCTGCTCACTCCATCTCCCTTGTAG